The Caldilineales bacterium genome includes a region encoding these proteins:
- a CDS encoding FHA domain-containing protein: MTWFLLHPSGHRYPIGPNGLTLGRALENDVVLADEETSRRHAVIQAQGEQIWLHDRNSFNGVFVNEERLGAPRRLQAGDVIRLGHTRLAVEQTAPAAAPSPSAPAALPGPAVAAAPAAQPWQAALIGGLLGLAGVALVAFLVLRPLWGGQGSAPPPGSTQGAMARAVRSAAFLLTPIEDSSNSVASTGAVLSDKGRILTAYAAVYDPTTQRPYNRRSQVLVGLSSDPTRTAGTLDRWYLARIVRADRQRDLAVLQIFAQQDNSPLPNSFSWPALATSPAANLRPGAAVSALSYPGATAGGGTGNSDQVLALGQGQVAGLLADPALGSAAGWLQTDLGLGPGNLGALVIDANGRLVGLFTGAADVRAIEMAEPLLRGSS, from the coding sequence ATGACCTGGTTCCTCCTCCACCCCTCCGGCCACCGCTACCCCATCGGCCCCAACGGCCTGACCCTGGGGCGCGCCCTTGAAAACGACGTCGTGCTGGCGGACGAGGAGACCTCTCGCCGCCACGCCGTCATCCAGGCCCAGGGCGAGCAAATCTGGTTGCACGACCGCAACAGTTTCAACGGCGTTTTCGTCAACGAGGAGCGGCTGGGGGCGCCTCGTCGGTTGCAGGCGGGCGATGTCATCCGGCTGGGCCACACCCGGCTGGCGGTGGAGCAAACGGCGCCCGCGGCCGCGCCATCGCCATCGGCGCCGGCAGCCCTTCCCGGCCCGGCTGTGGCCGCGGCCCCGGCGGCGCAGCCCTGGCAGGCGGCGCTCATCGGCGGGCTGCTCGGTCTGGCGGGCGTGGCCCTCGTCGCTTTCCTCGTCTTGCGCCCGCTGTGGGGCGGCCAGGGTTCGGCGCCGCCGCCCGGAAGCACACAGGGGGCGATGGCGCGGGCTGTGCGCTCTGCTGCTTTCTTGCTGACTCCAATCGAAGACAGCTCCAACTCGGTCGCCAGCACGGGCGCCGTCCTCAGCGACAAGGGTCGCATCCTGACCGCCTACGCCGCCGTCTACGACCCCACCACCCAGCGCCCCTACAACCGCAGGAGCCAGGTGCTGGTGGGCCTCAGCAGCGACCCCACTCGCACCGCCGGCACGCTCGACCGCTGGTATCTGGCCCGCATCGTCCGCGCCGACCGCCAGCGCGACCTGGCCGTCTTGCAGATCTTCGCCCAGCAGGACAACTCGCCCCTGCCCAACAGCTTCAGCTGGCCGGCCCTGGCCACCAGCCCCGCCGCCAACCTGCGCCCCGGCGCCGCCGTCTCGGCCCTCAGCTATCCCGGCGCCACCGCCGGTGGCGGCACGGGCAACTCGGATCAGGTGCTGGCGCTCGGCCAGGGCCAGGTCGCCGGCCTCCTCGCCGACCCGGCTCTGGGCAGCGCCGCTGGCTGGCTGCAGACCGATCTGGGCCTGGGGCCGGGCAACCTGGGGGCGCTGGTGATCGACGCCAACGGCCGGTTGGTGGGCCTGTTCACCGGCGCCGCCGACGTGCGCGCCATCGAGATGGCCGAGCCGCTGCTGCGCGGGAGTAGCTGA
- a CDS encoding 2-dehydropantoate 2-reductase → MKIVVMGAGALGSVYGGYLARAGFDLTLIGRSPHIQAIQRDGLRVTGLDDFVARPAAVTDARQVGEADLLLMCVRTTDREQALADVAHLRPEMVVSFENGLRKDEALIRQFGPGPVLGATSIVGARVVEPGHARCTLFAHTWFGELDNCDTPRLQALVGAWRKAGMLAETPDSIQAAEWTKLAYLLPVSTLSGLTRLPYHQVLQTPDIAYLFVQLTREVNKVAQAYSIELGDYAGIGVRALLHSPFEQSVQVLIARGDALAAGGQTDISANMLYDLMVGRQTEIEAIAGDLVRLASDAGISVPGINFVYRAIRGIDHWARS, encoded by the coding sequence ATGAAAATCGTCGTCATGGGCGCCGGCGCCTTGGGTTCCGTTTATGGCGGCTACCTGGCCCGGGCCGGATTCGATCTGACGCTGATCGGGCGATCGCCGCACATACAGGCTATCCAGAGGGATGGGCTGAGGGTGACGGGGCTGGATGATTTCGTCGCCCGCCCGGCGGCCGTCACCGACGCCCGCCAGGTGGGCGAGGCCGACCTGCTGTTGATGTGCGTGCGCACCACCGACCGCGAGCAGGCCCTGGCCGATGTCGCCCATCTGCGCCCCGAAATGGTCGTTTCCTTCGAAAACGGCCTGCGCAAAGACGAGGCCCTGATCAGGCAGTTCGGGCCGGGGCCGGTATTGGGCGCCACCAGCATCGTCGGCGCACGCGTGGTCGAACCGGGACATGCCCGTTGCACGCTCTTCGCCCACACCTGGTTTGGCGAACTGGACAACTGCGACACACCGCGGCTGCAAGCGCTGGTCGGCGCCTGGCGCAAGGCCGGCATGTTGGCCGAGACGCCCGACAGCATCCAGGCGGCCGAGTGGACGAAGTTGGCCTATCTGCTGCCCGTCTCCACCCTCAGCGGCCTCACCCGGCTGCCCTACCATCAGGTGTTGCAGACCCCCGACATCGCCTATTTGTTCGTCCAGCTGACGCGCGAGGTGAACAAGGTGGCGCAGGCGTATAGCATCGAACTGGGCGACTACGCCGGCATCGGCGTCCGCGCCCTTTTGCACAGCCCGTTCGAGCAAAGCGTGCAGGTGCTCATCGCCCGCGGCGACGCCCTGGCCGCCGGCGGGCAGACCGACATCAGCGCCAACATGCTCTACGACCTGATGGTTGGCCGTCAGACCGAGATCGAAGCCATCGCCGGCGACCTGGTGCGGCTGGCCAGCGACGCCGGCATCAGCGTGCCCGGCATCAACTTCGTCTATCGCGCCATCCGCGGCATCGACCACTGGGCGCGAAGCTAA
- a CDS encoding amidohydrolase produces the protein MPDLLARAHALAPQLVAWRRDFHRHPELGFHELRTAGIVAAHLLELGIETRVGVGKTGVVGLIEGAGPGPTLLLRFDMDALPIAEATGLPFASATPGIMHACGHDGHTAIGMGVAQMLAETAGEWPGRVKLLFQPAEEGLGGAAATIADGVLENPAPDFAFALHLWNQLPSGQVIVQSGPLMAAADRFTLSIHGQGGHGALPHTTIDAILVASQAVACLQSIVSRNLPPHDAAVLSVGSFHAGDAFNVIAEDATLTGTLRTFDPAVRQQLIRRMEEMLAGITAAHRARYTLSLADYTPAVVNDPAAADIALAAVSSLVAAERVGAMTPLMVAEDMAEILKRTPGCYLLVGAQPAGEGREAHHSPRFDFDEAMLPQATAIMAATALQALQRPNWRK, from the coding sequence ATGCCCGACCTGCTCGCCCGCGCCCATGCCCTGGCCCCCCAACTCGTCGCCTGGCGCCGTGATTTCCACCGCCACCCCGAACTGGGCTTCCATGAACTGCGCACGGCGGGCATCGTCGCCGCACACCTGCTGGAACTGGGGATCGAGACCAGGGTTGGGGTGGGAAAAACGGGCGTGGTCGGGTTGATCGAAGGCGCCGGCCCTGGCCCCACCCTCCTCCTGCGCTTCGACATGGACGCCCTGCCCATCGCCGAAGCCACCGGGCTGCCCTTTGCCAGCGCCACGCCGGGGATCATGCACGCCTGTGGGCACGACGGACACACGGCCATCGGCATGGGTGTGGCCCAGATGCTGGCCGAGACGGCCGGCGAGTGGCCGGGCCGCGTCAAATTGCTCTTCCAACCGGCCGAGGAGGGCCTGGGCGGGGCCGCAGCTACCATCGCCGATGGCGTGCTGGAAAACCCCGCGCCCGATTTCGCCTTCGCCCTCCACCTCTGGAACCAACTCCCCAGCGGCCAGGTCATCGTTCAATCCGGCCCCTTGATGGCCGCAGCCGACCGCTTCACCCTCAGCATCCACGGCCAGGGCGGGCATGGCGCCCTCCCCCACACCACCATCGACGCCATCCTCGTCGCCAGCCAGGCCGTCGCCTGCCTGCAGAGCATCGTCAGCCGCAACCTGCCGCCGCACGACGCCGCCGTGCTCAGCGTGGGCAGCTTCCATGCCGGCGACGCCTTCAACGTCATCGCCGAAGACGCCACCCTCACCGGCACGCTACGCACCTTCGACCCCGCCGTGCGCCAGCAGCTCATCCGCCGGATGGAAGAGATGCTGGCCGGGATCACTGCCGCCCACCGCGCCCGCTACACGCTCAGCCTGGCCGACTACACCCCTGCTGTTGTCAACGACCCTGCCGCCGCCGATATCGCCCTGGCCGCCGTCTCCTCCCTGGTTGCAGCCGAACGCGTCGGCGCCATGACGCCGCTGATGGTGGCCGAGGACATGGCCGAGATCCTGAAGCGGACGCCCGGCTGTTACTTGCTGGTGGGGGCGCAGCCGGCCGGCGAGGGGCGCGAGGCCCATCATAGCCCCCGCTTCGATTTCGATGAAGCGATGCTGCCGCAGGCCACCGCCATCATGGCGGCCACGGCCTTGCAGGCGCTGCAACGACCAAATTGGAGGAAATGA
- the lipA gene encoding lipoyl synthase, with protein sequence MPTPIELDPAPPRHNWHHEQLTRGRRPEWLRVRATGGAEYNRLYDLMRGHSLHTVCEEAGCPNISECWNRGAATFLLLGDTCTRSCGFCKIKTGRPTSVDILEPLRVARTVQQMNLRHVVLTSVNRDELPDGGAFIFAATVRKIRELRPGCTVEVLIPDFMGDAEALRTVMRERPEILNHNTETVPRLYRRVRPQARYERSLEVLRRAKDMDGQALTKSGLMLGLGERWEEVIEVMEGLRSVDADILTLGQYLQPTRFHLPIERYYTPAEFEELRRLGEAMGFRWVESGPLVRSSYHADGQARLTTRADIALAAS encoded by the coding sequence ATGCCCACCCCCATCGAACTCGACCCCGCCCCGCCTCGCCACAACTGGCATCACGAGCAGCTCACGCGCGGGCGCCGGCCCGAATGGCTGCGCGTGCGCGCGACCGGCGGCGCCGAATACAACCGCCTCTATGACCTGATGCGCGGGCACAGCCTGCACACCGTCTGCGAGGAAGCCGGTTGCCCCAACATCAGCGAGTGCTGGAACCGGGGTGCGGCCACCTTTCTGCTCTTGGGCGACACCTGCACCCGCTCCTGCGGCTTCTGCAAGATCAAGACCGGCCGCCCCACCTCGGTCGATATCCTGGAACCGTTGCGCGTGGCCCGCACCGTGCAGCAGATGAACCTGCGGCATGTGGTTCTGACCTCGGTCAATCGCGACGAACTGCCCGATGGCGGCGCCTTTATCTTTGCCGCCACCGTCCGCAAAATCCGCGAACTGCGCCCCGGCTGCACGGTCGAAGTCCTCATCCCCGATTTCATGGGCGACGCCGAGGCCCTGCGCACGGTGATGCGCGAGCGGCCCGAGATCCTCAACCACAACACCGAGACCGTGCCGCGGCTGTATCGCCGGGTGCGGCCCCAGGCCCGCTACGAGCGCTCGCTCGAAGTCTTGCGGCGAGCCAAGGACATGGACGGCCAGGCGCTGACCAAGTCGGGGCTGATGCTGGGGCTGGGCGAACGCTGGGAGGAGGTCATCGAGGTGATGGAGGGCCTGCGTTCGGTGGACGCCGACATCCTCACCCTCGGCCAGTATCTGCAACCCACCCGTTTCCATCTGCCGATCGAGCGTTACTACACCCCGGCCGAATTCGAGGAGCTGCGGCGGCTGGGCGAGGCGATGGGCTTCCGTTGGGTCGAGTCCGGCCCCCTGGTGCGCTCCTCCTATCATGCCGACGGCCAGGCGCGGCTGACCACCCGCGCCGACATCGCCCTGGCCGCCTCCTGA
- the lpdA gene encoding dihydrolipoyl dehydrogenase: MPSSYDYDVIVLGAGPGGYVAAIRSAQLGLKTALIEKENLGGVCLNWGCIPSKSLIRNAEIVQLLGRGQEFGFQFDNLRVDFGVAVKRSRQNADRLVKGVNFLMKKNQVTVIQGTGSLSDPHTLQVEGKAYTAANIILATGGRPALLPGLTVDGRRILTYRQAIVQDALPKSLIVVGAGPIGMEFAYVYRAYGVEVTVVEMLPHVLPNEDDEVAEVVAKAFRKQGVRLFENTRTESVEVGAEGVRVGLKNQASGATETVEAAQVLVAIGIRPNSDGIGLEAAGVQANERGWLSVDSVMRTNVPHIYAIGDLTGKLALAHVASAQGIVAAETIAGAETQPIEDYGNMPRCTYCNPQVASLGLTEAQARSQGYDVQVGKFPFQANGKALGLGEREGFVKMVADAKYGEILGMHMVGPEVTELLPELSLARMMELTPAEVARNIHAHPTLSETIMEAAHATLGHAIHA; the protein is encoded by the coding sequence ATGCCAAGCTCCTACGACTACGATGTCATCGTCCTCGGCGCCGGCCCAGGCGGCTATGTCGCCGCCATCCGTTCGGCCCAGCTCGGGCTGAAGACGGCGCTGATCGAGAAAGAAAACCTGGGCGGCGTCTGCCTGAACTGGGGCTGCATCCCCAGCAAGTCGCTCATCCGCAATGCCGAGATTGTGCAGCTGTTGGGCCGGGGCCAGGAATTCGGCTTTCAGTTCGACAACCTGCGGGTGGATTTTGGGGTGGCAGTCAAACGCAGCCGCCAGAACGCCGATCGCCTGGTCAAAGGCGTCAACTTCTTGATGAAGAAGAACCAGGTCACGGTCATCCAGGGGACGGGCAGCCTCAGCGACCCGCACACCCTCCAGGTCGAAGGCAAAGCCTACACTGCCGCCAACATCATCCTGGCCACAGGCGGCCGGCCGGCGCTGTTGCCGGGGTTGACCGTCGATGGCCGGCGCATCCTCACCTATCGCCAGGCCATCGTTCAGGACGCGCTGCCCAAATCGCTGATCGTCGTCGGCGCCGGCCCCATCGGCATGGAATTCGCCTATGTCTACCGCGCCTATGGCGTGGAAGTGACGGTGGTGGAGATGCTGCCGCATGTGCTGCCGAACGAGGATGACGAGGTGGCCGAGGTGGTGGCGAAGGCCTTCCGCAAACAGGGTGTGCGGCTGTTCGAGAACACCCGCACCGAAAGTGTGGAGGTGGGAGCGGAGGGCGTCCGGGTGGGGTTGAAGAATCAGGCATCGGGCGCGACCGAGACGGTGGAGGCAGCACAGGTGCTGGTGGCCATCGGCATCCGCCCTAACAGCGACGGCATCGGGCTGGAGGCGGCCGGCGTGCAAGCCAACGAGCGCGGCTGGCTGTCGGTCGATAGCGTGATGCGCACCAATGTCCCCCACATCTACGCCATCGGCGACCTGACCGGCAAGCTGGCGTTGGCGCACGTGGCCAGCGCCCAGGGCATCGTCGCCGCCGAAACCATCGCCGGGGCCGAGACGCAGCCCATCGAGGACTATGGCAATATGCCCCGCTGCACCTACTGCAACCCGCAGGTGGCCAGCCTGGGGTTGACCGAGGCGCAGGCCCGCAGCCAGGGCTATGACGTGCAGGTGGGCAAGTTCCCCTTCCAGGCCAACGGCAAGGCGCTGGGGTTGGGCGAGCGCGAGGGTTTTGTGAAGATGGTGGCCGACGCCAAATACGGCGAAATCCTGGGCATGCACATGGTTGGCCCCGAAGTCACCGAACTTTTGCCCGAACTGAGCCTGGCCCGGATGATGGAACTCACCCCGGCCGAAGTCGCCCGCAACATCCACGCCCACCCCACCCTCTCCGAAACGATCATGGAAGCCGCCCACGCAACTTTGGGCCACGCCATTCATGCCTGA
- a CDS encoding sialate O-acetylesterase: MPTRKTASLILAFGLVIIGLLSPAQVFGRAHSDQPAFQSGTATPTPTRRPTRTPTATVTPTRRATRTPTGAVTSTRTPTATVTPTRRATRTPTATPTPTRPSGTATPTPTAVVIKRYFILAGQSNASGRGELDANTEAPDARVFLFGNDYALHQAYEPADDPTNQVDAVSLDTIARHGFALRAGKDLAKAGYGKLAVIPCPKGGSKLEQWWATSDPFDRATLFGSCNYRRQLVAGTKSISAVWWYQGEAENASETLRDAYTANHTRLVSDFRQRMGANLPFVYAQLAKNEFADFNHGYQLIAEQQRRLETGSGYPEALPAHTMVVTFDLPITGGVHLTQAGQKELGRRVALAMRQRVFGEAIDGTGPRLRLTNPIQYPSGDRTRIVVTFDQPINTAVANYDNQFRVFDADGEVSISSVVRHPSNTAAVRLTLARATVGAATLSYGDVIPPGAEVWLVNVVKGASNLPTPRFGPLPVADAGLLADAAEGDEAGLLADAAAVGDAVSTATPTPTESATPTVTPSPTESPTPTVTPSPTESATPTTTPSPTESPTPTPTATPSITPSPTPDLVPQPDPLTSPTATTTPTASPSPTPELMPLRLWLPLIRRPS, from the coding sequence ATGCCCACTCGCAAGACAGCCTCTCTCATCCTGGCGTTCGGCCTTGTCATCATCGGCCTGCTGTCGCCTGCCCAGGTTTTCGGTCGCGCCCATTCCGATCAACCCGCATTCCAATCGGGGACGGCCACACCCACTCCCACCCGCCGGCCCACCCGCACCCCCACCGCCACGGTCACGCCCACCCGCCGGGCCACCCGCACCCCTACCGGCGCCGTCACATCCACCCGCACCCCCACCGCCACGGTCACGCCCACCCGCCGGGCCACCCGCACCCCCACCGCCACCCCCACGCCCACCCGACCGTCGGGCACTGCCACCCCCACCCCGACCGCAGTCGTCATCAAGCGTTACTTCATCCTGGCGGGCCAATCCAATGCCTCGGGGCGGGGTGAACTGGATGCCAACACCGAAGCCCCCGACGCCCGCGTCTTCCTCTTCGGCAATGATTACGCCCTCCACCAGGCCTATGAACCGGCCGACGATCCGACCAACCAGGTGGATGCCGTTTCGCTCGACACCATCGCCCGGCATGGCTTTGCCCTGCGCGCCGGCAAAGACCTGGCCAAGGCCGGCTACGGCAAATTGGCCGTCATCCCCTGTCCCAAAGGCGGCTCGAAGCTGGAACAATGGTGGGCCACCAGCGACCCGTTCGACCGCGCCACCCTGTTCGGCTCCTGCAACTATCGTCGCCAGCTTGTGGCCGGGACCAAGAGCATCTCGGCGGTGTGGTGGTACCAGGGCGAGGCCGAGAACGCCAGCGAGACGCTGCGCGACGCCTACACCGCCAATCACACCCGGCTGGTCAGCGATTTCCGCCAACGGATGGGGGCCAATCTGCCTTTCGTCTACGCCCAATTGGCCAAAAACGAATTCGCCGATTTCAACCACGGCTACCAGCTCATCGCCGAACAACAGCGCCGGCTGGAAACGGGCAGCGGCTACCCCGAAGCCCTGCCTGCCCACACCATGGTCGTCACCTTCGACCTGCCGATCACCGGCGGCGTCCATCTGACCCAGGCCGGACAGAAGGAACTGGGCCGCCGCGTGGCGCTGGCTATGCGGCAGCGCGTCTTTGGCGAAGCCATCGACGGGACAGGCCCGCGCCTGCGGCTGACGAACCCGATCCAATACCCCTCTGGCGACCGCACTCGCATCGTCGTCACCTTCGACCAACCCATCAACACCGCCGTCGCCAATTACGACAACCAGTTCCGGGTCTTCGACGCCGACGGCGAAGTGTCGATCAGCAGCGTCGTTCGCCATCCCAGCAACACCGCCGCCGTGCGCCTCACCCTGGCGCGGGCCACCGTGGGCGCCGCCACCCTCAGCTATGGCGATGTGATCCCGCCGGGCGCGGAAGTGTGGTTGGTGAACGTCGTCAAAGGCGCCAGCAACTTGCCCACCCCGCGTTTTGGGCCGCTGCCGGTGGCCGACGCCGGTCTATTGGCCGATGCCGCCGAAGGCGATGAGGCCGGGCTGCTGGCCGATGCTGCTGCGGTGGGCGATGCCGTCTCGACGGCCACGCCCACCCCCACCGAATCGGCGACCCCAACCGTCACCCCCTCGCCGACCGAGTCGCCCACCCCAACCGTCACCCCCTCGCCGACTGAATCGGCGACCCCAACCACCACCCCCTCGCCAACCGAATCCCCCACCCCCACCCCAACCGCCACGCCCTCGATCACGCCCTCGCCCACGCCTGACCTTGTCCCTCAGCCCGACCCCTTGACCTCGCCCACCGCGACCACCACCCCCACCGCCTCGCCCAGCCCAACGCCGGAGCTGATGCCATTGCGCCTGTGGCTGCCGCTCATCCGCCGCCCAAGCTGA
- a CDS encoding thiolase domain-containing protein (Catalyzes the synthesis of acetoacetyl coenzyme A from two molecules of acetyl coenzyme A. It can also act as a thiolase, catalyzing the reverse reaction and generating two-carbon units from the four-carbon product of fatty acid oxidation) — MRDVSIVGIGQTPVRRRHEASLRELGAGVVAAAMAAAGVERVDALYAGNMLADELQNQKHIASLIADEAGLAGVEALQVRAATATGAAALRLATLAVASGEADLAVAVGVEKMSDGAATQALAKALDAEREVPDGKTLVGQNALMMALYFDAFRPPADALAHFAVNAHANAGGNPNAIFRDRPITVADVLSSRLIVPPIRLLDCSPICDGAAAVLLAPTAQARRYTPHPVHLLASSVATDRFRLADRPDPLHLAAARLSLTRALDRARLTLADIDFFEVHDAFGIMACLLLEATGFAARGQGWRLAAEGEIGRGGRLPISVMGGLKGRGHPIGATALYQTCEIVQQLTGEAGPNQLPGADIALLQSVGGAATTVLTHLFAAPDFRP; from the coding sequence GTGCGGGACGTTAGCATTGTGGGCATCGGCCAGACGCCGGTGCGCAGGCGACACGAGGCCAGTTTGAGGGAGCTGGGGGCGGGTGTGGTGGCCGCGGCCATGGCGGCCGCCGGGGTCGAGCGGGTCGATGCCCTCTACGCCGGCAACATGCTGGCCGATGAACTGCAAAACCAGAAACACATCGCCTCGCTCATCGCCGACGAGGCCGGGCTGGCGGGCGTCGAGGCGCTGCAAGTGCGCGCCGCCACCGCCACCGGCGCCGCCGCCTTGCGTCTGGCCACCCTCGCCGTCGCCAGCGGCGAGGCCGACCTGGCCGTGGCTGTGGGGGTGGAGAAGATGAGCGATGGCGCCGCCACCCAGGCCCTGGCCAAAGCCCTCGACGCCGAGCGCGAGGTCCCGGACGGCAAAACCCTGGTCGGCCAAAACGCCCTGATGATGGCGCTCTACTTCGACGCCTTCCGCCCCCCGGCCGACGCCCTGGCCCACTTTGCCGTCAACGCCCATGCCAACGCCGGCGGCAACCCGAACGCCATCTTCCGGGATCGCCCCATCACCGTCGCCGATGTCCTCAGCTCGCGCCTCATCGTCCCGCCCATCCGCCTGCTCGATTGCTCGCCGATCTGCGATGGCGCCGCCGCCGTCCTCCTGGCGCCCACCGCCCAGGCCCGCCGCTACACCCCTCACCCCGTTCATCTCCTGGCCTCCAGCGTGGCCACCGACCGTTTTCGGCTCGCAGACCGCCCCGATCCCCTACACCTGGCGGCGGCCCGGCTATCGCTCACCCGCGCCCTCGACCGCGCCCGCCTCACCCTGGCCGACATCGACTTCTTCGAGGTGCACGACGCCTTCGGCATCATGGCCTGTCTGCTGCTCGAAGCCACCGGTTTCGCCGCCCGCGGGCAGGGCTGGAGGCTGGCCGCCGAAGGCGAGATCGGGCGAGGCGGGCGGCTGCCGATCAGCGTGATGGGTGGGCTGAAGGGTCGCGGCCACCCTATCGGCGCCACCGCCCTCTACCAAACCTGCGAGATTGTGCAGCAATTGACGGGAGAGGCTGGCCCCAACCAACTGCCGGGCGCGGACATTGCCCTCCTGCAGAGTGTGGGCGGCGCCGCCACCACCGTCCTCACCCATCTCTTTGCCGCCCCCGACTTTCGCCCATAG
- a CDS encoding DUF1684 domain-containing protein: protein MNTHPLLAFRAEIDDFMRWHPQSPLTHEQAHAFTGLNYYEPNPDLVIAAPIERFDDDEPLIEMQTSTGASQHFRRWGRVRFQVEGQEAAVTIYTDPSGHSLFLPFRDATNGDETYGAGRYLDSHRPGLESLAGDRVEIDFNYTYNPYCAYNENYSCPLPPRENWLRLPIRAGERDFAPHQADA from the coding sequence ATGAACACCCACCCCCTCCTCGCCTTCCGCGCTGAAATCGACGACTTCATGCGCTGGCATCCACAGTCGCCGCTCACCCACGAGCAAGCTCACGCCTTCACCGGCCTGAACTACTACGAACCCAACCCCGATCTGGTCATCGCCGCCCCGATCGAACGCTTCGACGACGACGAACCCCTGATCGAGATGCAGACCAGCACCGGGGCCAGCCAACACTTCCGGCGCTGGGGGCGGGTCAGGTTCCAGGTCGAAGGCCAGGAGGCGGCGGTGACGATCTACACCGATCCCTCCGGCCACTCGCTTTTCCTCCCCTTCCGCGACGCCACCAATGGCGACGAGACCTACGGCGCCGGCCGTTATCTCGATAGCCACCGGCCGGGTCTGGAGTCGCTGGCCGGGGATCGGGTCGAGATCGACTTCAACTACACCTACAACCCCTATTGCGCCTACAACGAGAACTACAGTTGCCCGCTCCCCCCGCGCGAGAACTGGCTCCGCCTCCCCATTCGCGCCGGCGAGCGCGACTTCGCCCCTCACCAGGCCGATGCCTGA
- a CDS encoding type II toxin-antitoxin system HicB family antitoxin gives MTLEFNVVIEKDEDGYYVASVPALRGCHTQAKSLDVLMKRIREAIELCLEVEQPTPNEFVGVQRVAVMA, from the coding sequence ATGACACTCGAATTCAACGTCGTTATCGAGAAAGACGAAGATGGCTATTACGTGGCATCGGTTCCGGCGCTGCGCGGTTGCCATACTCAAGCCAAATCGCTGGATGTGCTGATGAAGCGTATTCGGGAAGCGATCGAGCTTTGTCTGGAAGTCGAGCAACCGACGCCGAACGAGTTTGTAGGGGTGCAGCGCGTGGCAGTGATGGCATGA
- a CDS encoding type II toxin-antitoxin system HicA family toxin: MTTFPSLTGTQLIKALRKLGFEVIRVKGSHHFLQHPDGRGTVVPVHRGETIGRGLLAQILRDCDLSRSELQSKL; encoded by the coding sequence ATGACTACTTTCCCTTCGCTCACGGGAACCCAACTTATCAAGGCGTTGCGCAAGCTGGGGTTCGAGGTGATCCGGGTCAAGGGCAGCCATCACTTCCTCCAGCATCCCGATGGCCGCGGCACGGTGGTGCCGGTGCATCGCGGCGAGACGATTGGCCGTGGTCTCTTGGCGCAGATTCTGCGCGACTGTGATCTATCGCGCTCGGAACTGCAAAGCAAGCTCTGA
- a CDS encoding HD domain-containing protein, with translation MRQHAIQLTTDFARTLYDDSDAAHAFDHVLRVTRLAEHIAQAEGADLQVVRTAALLHDCARLEPDHHLAGAQRARELLAGEDPGFVEAVAHCIESHRFSVEPHPATIEAQCLCDADKLDAIGAIGVARAFAFAGRHGTQLWAGPLAEVRSQVGEEVRAYRQHRGATKDYTPSHELVCKLEGLAEGLYTATARAIAAERQAFMLAFFRQLDAEALGER, from the coding sequence ATGCGCCAGCACGCCATCCAACTCACGACCGACTTCGCCCGCACGCTCTACGATGATAGCGACGCCGCCCATGCCTTCGACCACGTCCTGCGTGTGACGCGGCTGGCCGAGCACATCGCCCAGGCCGAAGGCGCCGACTTGCAGGTGGTGCGCACCGCCGCCTTGCTGCACGATTGCGCCCGCCTGGAACCCGACCATCATCTGGCCGGCGCCCAACGAGCTCGAGAACTGCTGGCGGGCGAAGACCCGGGCTTCGTCGAGGCCGTGGCCCATTGCATCGAGTCCCATCGCTTTAGCGTCGAGCCGCACCCGGCCACGATCGAGGCCCAATGCCTGTGCGATGCCGACAAACTGGACGCCATCGGCGCCATCGGCGTGGCGCGGGCCTTCGCTTTTGCCGGACGCCACGGCACGCAACTGTGGGCCGGGCCGTTGGCCGAGGTACGGAGCCAGGTGGGCGAGGAGGTGCGGGCCTATCGTCAACACCGAGGTGCGACCAAGGACTACACCCCCAGCCACGAACTGGTCTGCAAGCTGGAGGGCCTGGCCGAAGGCTTGTACACGGCCACGGCGCGGGCCATCGCCGCCGAACGGCAGGCGTTCATGCTGGCGTTCTTCCGCCAGTTGGACGCCGAGGCGCTGGGGGAGAGGTAG